The Triticum aestivum cultivar Chinese Spring chromosome 4B, IWGSC CS RefSeq v2.1, whole genome shotgun sequence sequence CCATGCACTAGCAACAGGATCGACCGCCTTCCAAGTAATAAATACTTTAGGGTCAAATGGAATCGGAGACTATAGGGACTGTCTTGACGAATGAAGTACTATGATatatcatcaacaataacgaaaggTTCATTTTTTTGGGGGGAGATTTGATGATAAGCCCCTTTTGTGTCTTGCATCAAACAGTGCAAAACAGTGGGAAAGGGGTTTATGATCGAGAGGCAGACCAACAAGGAGGGTTATCATCAATTCTTCCATATTTTTGGAAGAACAAGATCTAAAGAGCTACTGTTAATTTACATGAAAGCATCAAGGGATGAAGGAATCAGCTGGGACTCGCAAGAAGCACCCGGCCCGGTCAGTGCTGCGCCGGCGGGGCACAAGTGATGTGCGCGTTGTTGGAGTGGCACGACGGCCCGGCCGCCGAGTCCTCCGCCTCCCCTCCGAGGATCCGCCGCGCCAGCTTCGAACCCAGCATCCTTCCCAGCGCCTGCTGCAGCACCGGCAGCCCTGATCCCTTCCTCTGCTCCGACGGCACAACATCGCCCACGCCCATCGTGGAAGCTGTGACAGCATCATCGTCAGCGTCTACTCCATGATGACCAGTCGCACCCTCTTCCGTGTCGCCGAGGCGGCGTGGTTGGGCGGCGCCGTGAACCATCGGAGATAGGACCGCATGCTTCTGCGACCCCAGAGGAGGCGGTCTCGAGCCGTAGGAGCTCCGCATAAGGGCACAACACGCAAGAAGAAGCAGCGAGAGCGAGGCGCGCGAGTACCGTGCCATTTTGGTCAGGGTTTCGTCGAGGCACTAACGTACGCTTGTTTGACAA is a genomic window containing:
- the LOC123094361 gene encoding uncharacterized protein, producing the protein MARYSRASLSLLLLACCALMRSSYGSRPPPLGSQKHAVLSPMVHGAAQPRRLGDTEEGATGHHGVDADDDAVTASTMGVGDVVPSEQRKGSGLPVLQQALGRMLGSKLARRILGGEAEDSAAGPSCHSNNAHITCAPPAQH